One Nicotiana tomentosiformis chromosome 4, ASM39032v3, whole genome shotgun sequence genomic window carries:
- the LOC138909333 gene encoding secreted RxLR effector protein 161-like — MSRVPYANVVSSLMYAMVCTRPDISHAIGVVSRYMHNPGKEHWQAVKWILRYIRNIVDVGLIFEQEDSQYLVGYCDSYYAGDLDKRRSTTSYVFTFSHAPASWKSTLQSKVALSTTEAEYMATMEAINEAIWLHELLRELDIGQENITLFCDSQSPIQLAKN, encoded by the coding sequence ATGTCAAGAGTACCATATGCGAATGTCGTTAgtagcttgatgtatgctatggtttgcacaagacctgatatttcacatgctatcggagttgtaagcaggtatatgcataatccaggaaaagagcattggcaagctgtgaaatggattctacggtatattcgtAATATTGTAGATGTTGGAttgatttttgagcaggaagatagtcagtatctagttggatattgtgattcATATTATGCGGGTGATTTGGACAAGCGTAGATCAACTACTAGTTATGTTTTCACTTTTTCACATGCACCAgctagttggaagtctactttgcagtcaaaggttgctttgtctactactgaggcagagtacatggcaacTATGGAGGCTATAAatgaggcaatttggcttcacgAGTTGCTTAGAGAGCTTGATATTGGTCAAGAAAACATCACATTATTTTGTGATAGTCAGAGTCCTATCCAATTAGCAAAGAActaa